One segment of Gammaproteobacteria bacterium DNA contains the following:
- a CDS encoding DUF2062 domain-containing protein, producing MPRKFLNKLMPDRQKLRARLSGKWYVRPFRKKLYDPALWHVNRHGSTGAIAIGLFICCLPIPGHMLLAVLAAFYWRLNLPLAVLTVWFNNPLTFGAIYYGNYRLGALLLHVHHHPFPRHLSFDWLFMELSRIWEPLWLGCIVGGMLLALIGYVTLSVLWQVSIRMRWRKRARLRAAQKSSGRP from the coding sequence ATGCCACGCAAGTTCCTCAACAAGCTGATGCCGGACCGGCAAAAGCTGCGCGCCAGGCTCAGCGGCAAATGGTACGTGCGGCCGTTCCGGAAAAAGCTCTACGACCCGGCTTTGTGGCATGTCAATCGCCACGGCAGCACCGGCGCCATCGCCATCGGGCTGTTCATCTGCTGTCTACCGATCCCCGGCCACATGCTGCTGGCGGTGCTGGCGGCGTTCTACTGGCGACTGAACCTGCCACTGGCCGTGCTCACGGTGTGGTTCAACAACCCCCTGACCTTCGGCGCCATCTACTACGGCAATTACCGCCTCGGTGCCCTGCTGCTGCACGTGCACCACCACCCGTTCCCGCGCCACCTGTCATTCGACTGGCTGTTCATGGAACTGTCGCGCATCTGGGAGCCGCTGTGGCTCGGCTGCATCGTCGGCGGCATGCTGCTGGCGCTTATTGGTTACGTGACCCTCAGCGTGCTCTGGCAGGTGTCCATCCGCATGCGCTGGCGCAAACGCGCACGTCTACGCGCCGCCCAAAAATCGTCGGGGCGCCCGTAA